The Indicator indicator isolate 239-I01 chromosome 22, UM_Iind_1.1, whole genome shotgun sequence genome includes a window with the following:
- the LOC128974405 gene encoding salivary gland specific protein SAGSIN1 encodes MATVLSALAARLSQSAAARSYGVFCKGLTRTLLIFFDLAWKLRINFPYLYIVASMMLNVRLQVHIEIH; translated from the exons ATGGCGACGGTTCTGTCCGCCCTGGCTGCCAGGCTCTCCCAGTCAGCCGCGGCCAGGTCCTACGGGGTGTTCTGCAAGGGCCTGACTAGGACCCTGCTCATCTTCTTCGACCTGGCCTGGAAGCTCCGCATCAACTTCCCCTACCTCTACATTGTCGCCTCCATGATGCTTAATGTGCGGCTGCAG GTCCATATTGAGATCCACTGA